The DNA window TTgacggcgcgggggcgggcggtccggccaggtggctcggcggggccggcgggcggctGCGCGTGGCCCGGCGGGGGCCCTGGAGGCCAAGCAGAGGCGAGTGGGCGGTAGGGAGGGAGGCGCCGGGTCCAGGGCGCACGGGCCAGGCGCGCAGCCTGACGCTCCCTGGTGGTCTAGTGGTTAGGATTCGGCGCTCTCACCGCCGCGGCCCGGGTTCGATTCCCGGTCAGGGaagcctttcttcttcctctcgcAAGACCGCCGCCGCACACCCCTTTTAGCCGAAGCTCGCTCGTGCGTCTCCCTGGCCCCGAGCTGACCGAGGCTGCGCGTGCGCACGAGGCCACCCGCCCGTCGAGCCCAAGGCTGGCTTGCCTGGCGGGCTCCGTCGGGCCGGCCCAAGCCTTTTGGCCTCGCTGGCTGGCTGGCCGGCAGGTGGGCCGACTGGAGGTCTCGGCGTCTCGCGGCCGCCTCCCCCGGACGCTCGCCTGGCTCCCCGTCTCGCTCCGCCCCAGGCCCGACAGTCCGGGACGCCGTCCGACCCCAGCCGAGGCCACCGACAGGCCGGGCGCCTCGGGCCTCCGTGGGTGCTTGGACTCTCCCGCAGCACCCCTGCCGCCGGGAGAAAGGTCGTGGCGGCTCgcagcgcccccacccccggccccccgctGGCTCCTTGGTGAGGTGCTACTTGGCGGCGGCCGCGCTGGGGGCATGTGGGGGCGGCGGGCCGAGGCAGAGGGGGCCGGGTGTGGGGAGGGTGAGCCACCTGTCTCTCTCTGAGTCGGGGGTCACTTGCTGGAGCCCCCGGTGCCTTCTCTCGGCCGTCGGCCCGGCAACCGCCAGCGATGGCGGCGCACGTGGGTGGTGGTCTTGGGCTTGGGCGGGGATGGGAGCAGAgcgccggcccccgccgcccccgcccgggcagGCGGTGGTTGGAAAGCGGTTGTGGGCGTGTCCCGGTGGCCGGACCACCAGGCAGTGGAGGCCAGAGAGCAGGGAGATAGATGCAGGAGGCCAGTGGGGCTAACCCGCGGGccgggcaggtgggagggggcggAGGCACCCGGGGGACAGACGGGGTGCCCTTGGAGGCCCCGGGTCAGTCCAACTGCACGACCGCTACCCCGAAtcctggggcagaggggcaggcgtGTTCCCCGACACAGCTTCCTCCACCCcacgcccccggcccggccccggccccagccccacgTGGCCGGCGCCCCAGCTGGATGCCGCTCGGAAGGCGTTCCCCTTGGCGCCTTAGCGCCCACCTAGGCAGGAGAGCCTGCAGCCCTGTCTCCGCCGGGTGCGGGTCTCCTGGCGCCGCTGCTCCTGCAGGTGAACCGCAGCGCCCGGCCTCCTTCCTGCCAACGCTTGCACGCCGGCCCTCCAAGGCTTTGCTGTGTGTCCAGAGACCGTCTGTCTCCGTCGGAGGCGCAGAGGCCGGCCCGCGCTCTGCGTGAGCCTTCCGCGGCTCGCTGGCTGGATTGGGCCACGGTCGGGCGGCGGTGGAGAGGAGCGCCCGTGGGCCTCCGGGTGCTTCCCGTCAGCACGGGCAGTTCCCTCAGCGCCCTcgcctctccctctggctgtatgggtgggggtgggggtgcggggagtCCGCGACGGTGGGGGATAGCGCGGGACGAGGGTGTTCTCCCCGCGCGTCGCCTCCCACGGGGGTCAGGGCACAGGCGCAAAGCGTCCCGGAAAGAGGGGAGGGCCAGGAGCGGACCGAGccgggcagtgggagaaggagtaCCGGGTGTGTGCGTGGAGTGAGGGCCCGGGACGTGTGGCGCGGCGGGCACTGGCCGAGAGTGGGGCTGGCCACTGAGGCAGGGTGTCTGCGGGGGCTCGGGTGCGGCAGGGCACCCTGCCCGGCGCCTCTCCtgcacctgtgcacctgtgcgGGCGGGCGAGCTGTGAGGTAGGGGACGGGACACGCTGGGCGTGTGCCTGAGGAGCCTGTGGGGACCGGGACTGCCGGCCTTGAGTGTAGGACGTGGGTGTGGGGTCCAAGGGGTCGGTGGTAGATGGAGGGTTTgagcctggaggctggaaggagcGGCACGTGGCacgtgggggtgggtgggggggggtggggagagggccgggaggggtggggagggtggacgggcgggggggagggcgggggggggtgcgggggggctgggggcgggggctgcgtgAGGGTGGCGGGCAGAGAGAGCggtgagagagcgagcgagcgagcgcgAGCGAGCGaggtgcagggggcgggggtggcaagCAGGCAGCTGCGCGGCGGCCGGgcgaggcaaagagagagagagagggagggagggagggaccggGTGTCGGAGCTGTTCCCACGGGGTGAGGAATTCCACCGCCCCGGAGATGACCATTCCCCGTCATCGTCATGGGGACCACCAGCCACGTCTCAGGTGTCAGGTGTCGTCCTGGGCTTGAGATTCAGGGAGGCCAAAGGGACAGACGCAACGCACGATCATCGACAAATGAGGACTGGGAAAGGAGGGCACGGGGAGGCGGGTGACAGGGGTGGGGTCGTTCGGGCaagaggggctggtgggggggtggaggggccagCGGCGCTGGTACTCgtgttgctgctgctgccgccgctgcctCCGCCGCCGCCGGTGATGGTGGTGGCGAACTTTGGCGCTGTTGGTGACGGCGTCCCCCGGGGCCCCGGTGTAACGGTGGACTCGGTGAGCGATGGGGGTCGGGGGTCCGGGAAGGCCTTCGGTGCCGCCGCCGGCGATGCCCTTGCCCGTGCGCTGGCCTcggtcctgctgctgctgctatcgCGGTGGTGGTGTGCTGGTGGTCCTGGGGCTTGGTGGCGACTCGGTgctggtggggtggtggtgagggagggTGGAGGACTTCAGGGCCGTGGGCCATGCTACCCGTGCCGGTGTGCTGATGGTGGCCTCGGTGGTGGCGGTGACCGCGGAGGACTTCAGTCTGTTGGCGATCATGCCTACGCTGGCCTGCTGGCGGTGGGCACgtcccgctgctgctgctgctgctgctgctgctgctgctggtacAACTGCTTCTGGCATGGTGGTGGTAgtcctggtgctggtgctggtgctggtgctggtgtggGGATGGTGGTCCTGGGGGTTGGTGGTGGACCAAGTGCTGCGGGGGTCGTGGAGGCCGGGCGAGGGGGGGAGGTGACCTCCGTGCCCTTGGCCGTGATGCCCATGCTGGTGCGCCGCCGTTCGTGGACCCGACGTGCTGGTGACAGCCGTGGCGGCGGTGGCGCTGTCCCTCGAGGCTGGGTGTGCTGGCGCCGGTGCTGGCTAGGCTGCATGGACCTGGTGCTCGCGGTGACTTTAGCAGTGGGGAGTGGCCCGTGTTTGAAGGAGACCGCGGCCAGGTGGCCATAGAGAGCATCCCGGGGCTGCCAACGGGAGGATGTCGGGCCGTGAAACGGGGCTCCCTGGCGCGCTCCAAGGAGTGGCTGAGGGCCCCTCCAGAGGAGGGGTGGCAAGATGGTTGGTGGTCGGTCGACGTGCAAAGAGAGGAGGGTTTGGGGAGTGTGGGTAGAATGAGCCATTGAGGGAGGGAATGTGAAAAGCATGCAGGTGGGCTGTgcccgggcgggcgcgggcggtgCTTGGAAGCATTGCTTGAAGTGACGTGGGTGAGCGAAGCGCCGTCCGGGTCAGGGTCATGGAGAGAAAAAGGGCAAGGACAACGTGGGGCCGGGCAAGGGACCTGGGCCACGTCGGGCGGCAGGGGGCGGGCAGCCGGGTGGAGCGTGGCGGCCAGGGCTGGCGGCCACGGGCGAGAGACCAGAACAGACAAGTCGGCAGGGGGAagcggggcggggcaggagggcagggcccccGGCGTGAGCACAGCTGGTTCAGGCTCAGGCCCTGTGGCTTGAGCGCGTGCGCGAGGAAGCCGGGCGCGCGCGGCCAAAAGGGGGCGGCGCGCTGCATGGGCCGGGAATCGAACCCGGGCCTCCCGCGTGGCAGGCGAGAAttctaccactgaaccacccatgcaccGGTGGCGGCGGCCACCAGACGGCTTCCCCAGCGGCGCTCGTCGTCGTCCCGGCACGGCCAGTGGTGAGCACCcggcgcgggggggcggcgggcccGCGGTCTGCAAGACAGGCTCCGCGCCCGTGCAGATGCGCCgagggctcgggctcgggctcgggctcgggctcgggccgGCGCGCGGCGCCCACGGTCCCAGCGAGGCCCCGAGGCGGACTCGGCTCACCCTGCGCCCTCTCcctggggcggggccgccgccAGACACTGTCCTGCCGGGAGGAGCAGCCTGGCCAAGCCTGACCCGCGCCCGATTCCCAGGCAGCGCGGGGCGTCTGTGGCCGGCGCAGCTCAGCGCggaccttcccttccctcccggCGCCCCCCGAAGGCCCATGGGCGGATGGCTCTCCGGCCCGTGCAGTGCGCGCCGGCGGGGGCCGGCTGGGGCCCGGAGCTCGGATTGTGTgcgctcccggggtggggggggggggggggggggggggggtgggtgcgcgtgtgtgcgtgtcGGCGTCGGTGTCGTCGTCGGAGATGGGGGCCGCCGAGTAGCGCCCAAGCCAAGAGGCCAAAGAAAGGCGTGTGAGCTCTGCCCGCAGCTCTCCGTCGGGGCCGGCTGGGCTGCGGTGGGGGTGAGGCCGGCAGGTGCGCTTGGGCGGAGCGGCCGCCGGCTGGCTGGCTGGCGGGCGGCGCGGTGAGGGAGCGCGCTGGCGTCCTggagccccggccccgcagcgGCTTCCGGCGCggagggggcccggggaggcAGGGCTGCCTTGCGCTCAGGGCTCCCGGAGCCACCACGGCGGGGTggaccccaccccgcccccccgggccaGGCCCAGCGAACGGGGCGGGGGTCCCGTCTCTGGCTGGCGCGCGGAGGGCTCGGCTGCCCGCCTGGCGGGCGTGTGGCCGTGGTGAGGCCTCCGGGTGGCCACGCCTCGTGGGCGCCCGGGGACGGAGGGGGTGGAGACCACGGAATGAATGGGGGCCGGCGGAAAGGACAGGCCGTGGGGACCCCGCGCtcccggcgggcgggggggggaggtgtAGGGCGGGGCTGGGAGAGCGAGGAGGCGAGCGAGGCGCGCCCCTCAGTGGGAGCGTGGCCCGGCCCGCGCGGGGCTGCCGGCATTTCGGCCCGCGCTGGCCTGCagggggcggcggcgggaagGAAGAGGGCAAACGGAGCCCCCGGAGAGCCGTGCCGCCGACTTGCCGAGTTGCCgtgggatgaggaggagggagaggcgcgggaggtggcgggggagggagggcgcgGGGGCGCCAAGCCTGTGGCCGGGAGGGCCGAGGCGCTGCAGCTGCGTGGGTCCCGGGCCACGTGTGCCAGGGCGCCgccagccgcagccgcagcccgcagcccgcagcccgcagcggCGTGTAAGGCGGGACAGACAGGGCGTCGTCCAGGCCCGGGTGCGGAGAGCCCGCGTTGGGCGGGCCAAAAGGTGGGCGTGTCAGGAgtgggattcgaacccacgcCTCCAGGGGAGACTGCGACCTGAACGCAGCGCCTTAGACCGCTCGGCCATCCTGACGGCGGGCCTGGCGCGCCGCCGCTCGCCTGGCTGGGACCCGGCGCCGACCCCGGAGCTGGCTGGCGGCCGTGTGGGTGCgcgacggacggacggacggacggacggacgggaCTCGCGTCCCGGTCGACGAGGCCAACGGCCCGCCGACTGACTCTGCTGGCGCCGCCGCCCTCGCCGCGGTCctcgccgccgccccctcccccttcccggGGCGCGCACCCTGCTGCCGGCgtccggcccccgcgcccccgccgcccccgccgccgccgcggcccatCCCCGGCGCGGGGCCTCCGGCTCGCTCGCGCAGCCCTGCTTGCCGTGTCGGGCGTCTTCTCCCGCCGCCATCCCCGCGCggctgggcggggggggcggcggcgggtcGGGGGCGCGACGCTCCGAGTCGGGCCGGGGGACTGCTGTGCGCGCTGACGCGGCGGCCGGGGGGTCGGGCCGGGTGGGCCGTGGCCGGGGCACGTGGCGGGCGCCTGGCAGGACGGGCGCGGGACGTCGAGGGCCCGGGTGGgcgtgggcaggcaggcaggccggcgggcgggcgcgggcggagAGGGGTCGGGCGCCcgggcggccgccgccgccgtcctCGTTAGTATAGTGGTGAGTATCCCCGCCTGTCACGGGGAGACCGGGGTTCGATTCCCCGACGGGGAGGCGAGACACGCCCTCTTTTGGTcgcgggcgccgccgccgcgctgccCAAACGTACGCCGGCCCCAgggccctccttctcctccttctctccttgtcctcctttcctccctcgtGCCTCCGCCCGGCCCCGTGCGGCCAGAGGCGCGGGCGACCGCGGGGGCCCGTCCTGCCCGCCGTCGACCCGaccccccgcaccccctgcccttcctcgTCGGCCCTGGCGCCCTGCGCCCTGGCGCGTGCGGGCTCGGCCCAGCCCAGCCGGGACCTCCTGACGGGGCTGGCCGCCACGGGCTCCTCGCTCACGCGACGGACAGCTGCCCGGCTGCCGGGCTGCCCGTGGAGGTGGCCGGGGGGCCGGGCCGACtgtgcgggcggggcggggcggggcggggcggggcgcgggtggcgggagggaagggaagggaagggaagcgcgcgccgggggcagggggcaaggggcGGGGCTCCCCGGCGGGCAGCCGAGGGCCCGGGAGCCGCAGGGCGGCGAGAGCGCCCCCCAGAGgcgggcggcggaggcggcgggcggTCGTGCCTGCGGAGCAGCCAGGGCTGCGTGGGGGTGGCGCGGGTGGGGCGCCGGGCGGCCGCTGGTGGCGCCCGCGACGGCGCAGAGCTGCGGCCGGCCGGCACGTCGGGGCAGGGCTGCGGCAGGCGGAGGCGGTGGCGAGAGGGCGAGGAGGCGCTGGTGCGGAGCCTGGGCCGGCGTccgggggcggcccgggctgTGCAgcgttggtggtatagtggtgagcatagctgccttccaaGCAGTTGACCCGGGTTCGATTCCCGGCCAACGCAGCTGGCCAACGTTTTGCGCGGCTCCAGGGCCCCGGTGCTCAGGCCCGatgggagccgggagccgggcgcGACGctgagtgcgtgtgtgtgtgtgtgtgagagagagagagagagagagagaggaggaggaggaggcgcgCAGCGTTTTgacggcgcggcgggcgggcggtccggccaggtggctcggcggggccggcgggcggctGCGCGTGGCCCGGCGGGGGCCCTGGAGGCCAAGCAGAGGCGAGTGGGCGGTAGGGAGGGAGGCGCCGGGTCCAGGGCGCACGGGCCAGGCGCGCAGCCTGACGCTCCCTGGTGGTCTAGTGGTTAGGATTCGGCGCTCTCACCGCCGCGGCCCGGGTTCGATTCCCGGTCAGGGaagcctttcttcttcctctcgcAAGACCGCCGCCGCACACCCCTTTTAGCCGAAGCTCGCTCGTGCGTCTCCCTGGCCCCGAGCTGACCGAGGCTGCGCGTGCGCACGAGGCCACCCGCCCCGTCGAGCCCAAGGCTGGCTTGCCTGGCGGGCTCCGTCGGGCCGGCCCAAGCCTTTTGGCCTCGCTGGCTGGCTGGCCGGCAGGTGGGCCGACTGGAGGTCTCGGCGTCTCGCGGCCGCCTCCCCCGGACGCTCGCCTGGCTCCCCGTCTCGCTCCGCCCCAGGCCCGACAGTCCGGGACGCCGTCCGACCCCAGCCGAGGCCACCGACAGGCCGGGCGCCTCGGGCCTCCGTGGGTGCTTGGActctccccagcacccctgccGCCGGGAGAAAGGTCGTGGCGGCtcgcagcgccccccccccggccccccgctgGCTCCTTGGTGAGGTGCTACTTGGCGGCGGCCGCGCTGGGGGCATGTGGGGGCGGCGGGCCGAGGCAGAGGGGCCGGGTGTGGGGAGGGTGAGCCACCTGTCTCTCTCTGAGTCGGGGGTCACTTGCTGGAGCCCCCGGTGCCTTCTCTCGGCCGTCGGCCCGGCAACCGCCAGCGATGGCGGCGCACGTGGGTGGTGGTCTTGGGCTTGGGCGGGGATGGGAGCAGAgcgccggcccccgccgcccccgcccgggcagGCGGTGGTTGGAAAGCGGTTGTGGGCGTGTCCCGGTGGCCGGACCACCAGGCAGTGGAGGCCAGAGAGCAGGGAGATAGATGCAGGAGGCCAGTGGGGCTAACCCGCGGGccgggcaggtgggagggggcggAGGCACCCGGGGGACAGACGGGGTGCCCTTGGAGGCCCCGGGTCAGTCCAACTGCACGACCGCTACCCCGAAtcctggggcagaggggcaggcgtGTTCCCCGACACAGCTTCCTCCACCCcacgcccccggcccggccccggccccagccccacgTGGCCGGCGCCCCAGCTGGATGCCGCTCGGAAGGCGTTCCCCTTGGCGCCTTAGCGCCCACCTAGGCAGGAGAGCCTGCAGCCCTGTCTCCGCCCGGGTGCGGGTCTCCTGGCGCCGCTGCTCCTGCAGGTGAACCGCAGCGCCCGGCCTCCTTCCTGCCAACGCTTGCACGCCGGCCCTCCAAGGCTTTGCTGTGTGTCCAGAGACCGTCTGTCTCCGTCGGAGGCGCAGAGGCCGGCCCGCGCTCTGCGTGAGCCTTCCGCGGCTCGCTGGCTGGATTGGGCCACGGTCGGGCGGTGGAGAGGAGCGCCCGTGGGCCTCCGGTGCTTCCCGTCACGGGCAGTTCCCTCAGcgccctccctctccctctggctgtatgggtgggggtgggggtgcggggagtCCGCGACGGTGGGGGATAGCGCGGGACGAGGGTGTTCTCCCCGCGCGTCGCCTCCCACGGGGGTCAGGGCACAGGCGCAAAGCGTCCCGGAAAGAGGGGAGGGCCAGGAGCGGACCGAGccgggcagtgggagaaggagtaCCGGGTGTGTGCGTGGAGTGAGGGCCCGGGACGTGTGGCGCCGGCGGGCACTGGCCGAGAGTGGGGCTGGCCACTGAGGCAGGGTGTCTGCGGGGGCTCGGGTGCGGCAGGGCACCCTGCCCGGCGCCTCTCCtgcacctgtgcacctgtgcgGGCGGGCGAGCTGTGAGGTAGGGGACGGGACACGCTGGGCGTGTGCCTGAGGAGCCTGTGGGAGACCGGGACTGCCGGCCTTGAGTGTAGGACGTGGGTGTGGGGTCCAAGGGGTCGGTGGTAGATGGAGGGTTTgagcctggaggctggaaggagcGGCACGTGGCACGTGGGGGTGGGTGGCGGTGGGGAGTGGGTCCCGGTGCCAGAGGGCTGGGAGACCCCGTGGTGGCGGTGGACGGCGGCGGGAGAGGTGCCGGGAGGCCgctgggctgcgctgggctgcgctgggctgcgctgggctgCGCTGCAGGGTGGCCGGGCAGACGAGAGCGGgtgagcgagcgagcgagcgagcgagcgaggtgcagggggcgggggtggcaagCAGGCAGCTGCGCGGCGGCCGGgcgaggcaaagagagagagagagggagggagggagggaccggGTGTCGGAGCTGTTCCCACGGGGTGAGGAATTCCACCGCCCCGGAGATGACCATTCCCCGTCATCGTCATGGGGACCACCAGCCACGTCTCAGGTGTCAGGTGTCGTCCTGGGCTTGAGATTCAGGGAGGCCAAAGGGACAGACGCAACGCACGATCATCGACAAATGAGGACTGGGAAAGGAGGGCACGGGGAGGCGGGTGACAGGGGTGGGTCGTTCGGGCAagaggggctggtgggggtggaggggccagCGGCGCTGGTACTCgtgttgctgctgctgccgccgctgcctCCGCCGCCGCCGGTGATGGTGGTGGCGAACTTTGGCGCTGTTGGTGACGGCGTCCCCCGGGGCCCCGGTGTAACGGTGGACTCGGTGAGCGATGGGGGTCGGGGGTCCGGGAAGGCCTTCGGTGCCGCCGCCGGCGATGCCCTTGCCCGTGCGCTGGCCTcggtcctgctgctgctgctatcgCGGTGGTGGTGTGCTGGTGGTCCTGGGGCTTGGTGGCGACTCGGTGCTGGTGGGGTGTGGTGAGGGAGGGTGGAGGACTTCAGGGCCGTGGGCCATGCTACCCGTGCCGGTGTGCTGATGGTGGCCTCGGTGGTGGCGGTGACCGCGGAGGACTTCAGTCTGTTGGCGATCATGCCTACGCTGGCCTGCTGGCGGTGGGCACgtcccgctgctgctgctgctgctgctgctgctgctgctggtacAACTGCTTCTGGCATGGTGGTGGTAgtcctggtgctggtgctggtgctggtgctggtgtggGGATGGTGGTCCTGGGGGTTGGTGGTGGACCAAGTGCTGCGGGGGTCGTGGAGGCCGGGCGAGGGGGGGAGGTGACCTCCGTGCCCTTGGCCGTGATGCCCATGCTGGTGCGCCGCCGTTCGTGGACCCGACGTGCTGGTGACAGCCGTGGCGGTGGCGCTGTCCCTCGAGGCTGGGTGTGCTGGCGCCGGTGCTGGCTAGGCTGCATGGACCTGGTGCTCGCGGTGACTTTAGCAGTGGGGAGTGGCCCGTGTTTGAAGGAGACCGCGGCCAGGTGGCCATAGAGAGCATCCCGGGGCTGCCAACGGGAGGATGTCGGGCCGTGAAACGGGGCTCCCTGGCGCGCTCCAAGGAGTGGCTGAGGGCCCCTCCAGAGGAGGGGTGGCAAGATGGTTGGTGGTCGGTCGACGTGCAAAGAGAGGAGGGTTTGGGGAGTGTGGGTAGAATGAGCCATTGAGGGAGGGAATGTGAAAAGCATGCAGGTGGGCTGTgcccgggcgggcgcgggcggtgCTTGGAAGCATTGCTTGAAGTGACGTGGGTGAGCGAAGCGCCGTCCGGGTCAGGGTCATGGAGAGAAAAAGGGCAAGGACAACGTGGGGCCGGGCAAGGGACCTGGGCCACGTCGGGCGGCAGGGGGCGGGCAGCCGGGTGGAGCGTGGCGGCCAGGGCTGGCGGCCACGGGCGAGAGACCAGAACAGACAAGTCGGCAGGGGGAagcggggcggggcaggagggcagggcccccGGCGTGAGCACAGCTGGTTCAGGCTCAGGCCCTGTGGCTTGAGCGCGTGCGCGAGGAAGCCGGGCGCGCGCGGCCAAAAGGGGGCGGCGCGCTGCATGGGCCGGGAATCGAACCCGGGCCTCCCGCGTGGCAGGCGAGAAttctaccactgaaccacccatgcaccGGTGGCGGCGGCCACCAGACGGCTTCCCCAGCGGCGCTCGTCGTCGTCCCGGCACGGCCAGTGGTGAGCACCCGctgcgcgggggcgggcggcgggcccgCGGTCTGCAAGACAGGCTCCGCGCCCGTGCAGATGCGCCgagggctcgggctcgggctcgggctcgggctcgggccgGCGCGCGGCGCCCACGGTCCCAGCGAGGCCCCGAGGCGGACTCGGCTCACCCTGCGCCCTCTCCCTGGGGGGGGGCCGCCGCCAGACACTGTCCTGCCGGGAGGAGCAGCCTGGCCAAGCCTGACCCGCGCCCGATTCCCAGGCAGCGCGGGGCGTCTGTGGCCGGCGCAGCTCAGCGCggaccttcccttccctcccggCGCCCCCCCGAAGGCCCATGGGCGGATGGCTCTCCGGCCTGCAGTGCGCGCCGGCGGGGGCCGGCTGGGCCCGGAGCTCGGATTGTGTGCGCTCCCGGGGtgccgcggggtgggggggggggtgtgggtgcgcgtgtgtgcgtgtcGGCGTCGGTGTCGTCGTCGGAGATGGGGGCCGCCGAGTAGCGCCCAAGCCAAGAGGCCAAAGAAAGGCGTGTGAGCTCTGCCCGCAGCTCTCCGTCGGGGCCGGCTGGGCTGCGGTGGGGGTGAGGCCGGCAGGTGCGCTTGGGCGGAGCGGCCGCCGGCTGGCTGGCTGGCGGGCGGCGCGGTGAGGGAGCGCGCTGGCGTCCTGGAGCCCCGGCCCGCAGCGGCTTCCGGCGCggagggggcccggggaggcAGGGCTGCCTTGCGCTCAGGGCTCCCCGGAGCCACCACGGCGGGGTggaccccaccccgcccccccgggccaGGCCCAGCGAACGGGGCGGGGGTCCCGTCTCTGGCTGGCGCGCGGAGGGCTCGGCTGCCCGCCTGGCGGGCGTGTGGCCGTGGTGAGGCCTCCGGGTGGCCACGCCTCGTGGGCGCCCCGGGGACGGAGGGGGTGGAGACCACGGAATGAATGGGGGCCGGCGGAAAGGACAGGCCGTGGGGACCCCGCGctcccggcgggcgggcgggggaggtGTAGGGCGGGGCTGGAGAGCGAGGAGGCGAGCGAGGCGCGCCCCTCAGTGGGAGCGTGGCCCGGCCCGCGCGGGGCTGCCGGCATTTCGGCCCGCGGCTGGCCTGCa is part of the Canis lupus familiaris isolate Mischka breed German Shepherd chromosome 38, alternate assembly UU_Cfam_GSD_1.0, whole genome shotgun sequence genome and encodes:
- the LOC119877948 gene encoding basic proline-rich protein-like gives rise to the protein MLTTIPPTLHSPGRPRTPAQAPHQRLLALSPPPPPAAALPRRAGRPQLCAVAGATSGRPAPHPRHPHAALAAPQARPPAASAARLWGALSPPCGSRALGCPPGSPAPCPLPPPGSRAAVRRVSEEPVAASPVRRSRLGWAEPARARAQGARADEEGQGVRGVGSTAGRTGPRGRPRLWPHGAGRRHEGGKEDKERRRRRRALGPAYVWAARRRRPRPKEGVSRLPVGESNPGLPVTGGDTHHYTNEDGGGGRPGARPLSARARPPACLPAHAHPGPRRPAPVLPGARHVPRPRPTRPDPPAAASARTAVPRPDSERRAPDPPPPPPPSRAGMAAGEDARHGKQGCASEPEAPRRGWAAAAAGAAGARGPDAGSRSPLEAWVRIPLLTRPPFGPPNAGSPHPGLDDALSVPPYTPLRAAGCGLRLRLAAPWHTPARAEMPAAPRGPGHAPTEGRASLASSLSQPRPTPPPPARRERGVPTACPFRRPPFIPWSPPPPSPGAHEAWPPGGLTTATRPPGGQPSPPRASQRRDPRPVRWAWPGGAGWGPPRRGGSGSPERKAALPPRAPSAPEAAAGPGLQDASALPHRAARQPASRRPLRPSAPAGLTPTAAQPAPTESSHTIRAPGPSRPPPARTARAGEPSAHGPSGGAGREGKVRAELRRPQTPRAAWESGAGQAWPGCSSRQDSVWRRPRPRERAQGEPSPPRGLAGTVGAARRPEPEPEPEPEPSAHLHGRGACLADRGPAAPPRRVLTTGRAGTTTSAAGEAVWWPPPPPRDALYGHLAAVSFKHGPLPTAKVTASTRSMQPSQHRRQHTQPRGTAPPPPRLSPARRVHERRRTSMGITAKGTEVTSPPRPASTTPAALGPPPTPRTTIPTPAPAPAPAPGLPPPCQKQLYQQQQQQQQQQQRDVPTASRPA